In one window of Enoplosus armatus isolate fEnoArm2 chromosome 7, fEnoArm2.hap1, whole genome shotgun sequence DNA:
- the LOC139287623 gene encoding putative claudin-24, protein MDTCACALQLLGMLVYVGAWLCALATTILPQWLTMSTALLPVESYELGLWETCVVQDVGGMECRAYDSLLGLSSDLKLARILMCASLAVGMLGMLVAIPGLYLVNSCKEHGGYRTKRTLTIIGGVLGMISGVLCLIPVSYMAHLAVMHFFDDKVPDVVPRWEFGDALFCGWAGGFLLIVAGLLLVSSCLCSQVEPQPVLQRRYQVMSTDVSFRKRSEYV, encoded by the coding sequence atggacaCATGCGCCTGCGCTTTGCAGCTGCTGGGGATGTTGGTCTATGTCGGAGCGTGGCTGTGCGCTTTAGCCACCACCATCTTGCCACAGTGGCTGACCATGTCCACCGCTCTGCTGCCGGTGGAGAGCTACGAGCTGGGCCTGTGGGAGACATGCGTGGTCCAGGATGTTGGGGGCATGGAGTGCAGAGCCTACGATAGCCTGCTGGGCCTTTCCAGTGACCTCAAGCTGGCCCGCATCCTCATGTGCGCTTCCCTCGCTGTGGGCATGCTGGGAATGCTGGTGGCCATACCTGGACTTTACCTGGTCAACAGCTGCAAAGAACACGGAGGCTACCGAACCAAGAGGACTCTAACCATCATAGGAGGGGTTCTGGGGATGATTTCTGGAGTGCTGTGTCTGATCCCCGTGTCCTACATGGCCCATTTAGCCGTGATGCATTTCTTTGATGATAAAGTGCCTGACGTGGTGCCACGGTGGGAGTTTGGTGACGCCCTGTTCTGCGGCTGGGCCGGAGGGTTCCTCCTCATAGTGGCCGGGCTCCTTCTGGTTTCCTCTTGCTTATGTTCTCAGGTGGAGCCTCAGCCCGTGCTGCAGCGGAGATACCAGGTCATGAGCACGGATGTTTCCTTCAGGAAGCGCTCAGAGTACGTTTAA
- the cldn34a gene encoding claudin-34, whose amino-acid sequence MMYLAHTAHWQFLGLMAGVLAWILTVTTAGLNEWRLWHVADVSVITSGVAWVGIWKACFYSHALPSLENCQSISIWDHFAPAEIPAAQVLIVLAVICGLAGNISAAVAMRMVYFSVEDRRNLRLVFLLAGTLYVLTGLLSLVPLVWNMSSVLNNSTIDFPPEFHLPEAPVRQQVGLAVGVGIFASVLMLISGLLFLCYRYAWQSLSSEAPRDTGDLHGPWKERTLAQKSELPNGHNHGIDNPSFQYEEAP is encoded by the coding sequence ATGATGTACCTGGCTCACACGGCTCACTGGCAGTTCCTGGGCCTGATGGCCGGGGTCCTGGCGTGGATCCTCACCGTGACCACAGCCGGCCTCAACGAGTGGCGGCTGTGGCACGTGGCCGACGTGTCTGTCATCACGTCGGGCGTGGCCTGGGTGGGCATCTGGAAGGCGTGTTTTTACAGTCACGCCCTTCCCAGTCTGGAGAACTGTCAGAGCATCAGCATCTGGGACCACTTTGCTCCTGCAGAGATCCCTGCGGCTCAGGTGCTGATTGTGCTGGCGGTGATCTGCGGCCTGGCGGGGAACATCAGCGCCGCGGTGGCCATGAGGATGGTCTACTTCTCTGTGGAGGATCGTAGGAATCTAAGGCTGGTCTTCCTGCTGGCAGGGACCCTGTATGTGCTGACAGGGCTGCTCTCCTTGGTGCCTCTGGTGTGGAACATGAGCTCTGTGCTGAACAACAGCACCATAGACTTTCCTCCTGAGTTCCACCTCCCCGAAGCTCCTGTCCGGCAGCAAGTCGGCTTGGCCGTTGGTGTGGGCATCTTTGCCTCCGTACTGATGCTCATAAGCGGGCTGCTTTTCCTCTGCTACCGCTATGCCTGGCAGTCCCTGAGCTCAGAGGCCCCCAGAGACACCGGGGACCTCCATGGTCCCTGGAAAGAAAGGACCCTGGCACAGAAGTCTGAATTGCCAAATGGACACAACCACGGCATTGATAATCCCTCATTTCAATACGAGGAAGCCCCATGA